Proteins encoded within one genomic window of Rhododendron vialii isolate Sample 1 chromosome 1a, ASM3025357v1:
- the LOC131313456 gene encoding large ribosomal subunit protein eL13z, giving the protein MVKHNNVIPNGHFKKHWQNYVKTWFNQPARKTRRRLARQKKAVKIFPRPTAGPLRPIVHGQTLKYNMKLRAGRGFSLEELQAAGIPKKLAPTIGISVDHRRRNRSLEGLQTNVQRLKTYKAKLVVFPRRARKFKAGDSAPEELATATQVQGAYMPVVREKPTVELVKVTSEMKSFKAYDKLRIERTNKRHVGARLKKAAEAEKEEKK; this is encoded by the exons ATGGTGAAGCATAACAATGTCATACCCAATGGGCACTTCAAGAAGCACTGGCAGAACTATGTGAAGACCTGGTTTAACCAGCCGGCCCGTAAAACCAGAAGAAGACTTG CTAGACAAAAGAAGGCTGTGAAGATTTTCCCTCGGCCTACAGCTGGACCTCTTCGTCCTATCGTCCACGGGCAGACTTTGAAGTACAATATGAAGCTTAGGGCTGGTAGGGGATTTTCCCTTGAGGAGCTCCag GCAGCAGGTATTCCCAAAAAACTTGCCCCAACCATTGGCATATCCGTTGATCATCGCCGCAGAAACCGTTCGCTGGAGGGTCTCCAGACTAATGTCCAGAGGCTGAAGACGTACAAGGCTAAGTTGGTTGTCTTCCCAAGACGTGCTCGCAAATTCAAG GCTGGTGATTCTGCTCCAGAGGAATTGGCTACAGCCACCCAAGTCCAAGGAGCTTACATGCCTGTTGTGCGTGAGAAGCCAACCGTGGAGCTTGTTAAGGTCACAAGTGAGATGAAATCATTCAAGGCGTATGACAAGCTGCGCATCGAGCGGACCAACAAGCGTCACGTTGGTGCCCGGTTGAAGAAGGCTGCCGAGGCTgaaaaggaagagaagaagTAG
- the LOC131313576 gene encoding pentatricopeptide repeat-containing protein CRP1, chloroplastic-like isoform X2, whose translation MQIMFSVKPYLVPLVCGISPFFPIFLKHLKGHTESKLLNSSYLPVRCNMVKDYYDSTIRSFSSPFENSMVHPSGLENREELSREGCNDLLCELCGWGDTDNAMLLLARMEAVGFRPNATAYICLITALGNVGRTLEADALLQDMIHLGFKPRLNVYNVLLRCFLRKGLLRVAGKVLEEIDYLGIRRNQETYEILLDYCVHSGRLEDTWTIIGEMRREGFQLNSFVYSKVIRLYRDNGMWKKAMGIVRQIKEMGISLDKKIYNSIIDTLGKFGDLGEALEVFEKMQEEGIKPDITTWNLLIKWHCNSGYLDHALELFAKMQEQGLYPDPKIFSMLISRLGEQGKWDIIKKNFENMKCRGHQKSGAIYAVLVDIYGQYGRFQDAEECVNALKAEGIQLSASIFCVLANAYAQQGLCEQTVEVLQLMEAEGIEPNLIMLNVLINAFGISGRHLEALSVYHCIKESGISPDVVTYGTLMKAFIRAKKFDQAITLANKYHKAFRWAFAP comes from the exons ATGCAAATTATGTTCTCTGTTAAACCATATTTGGTTCCATTAGTTTGCGGCATCTCGCCCTTCTTCCCTATTTTCCTGAAGCATCTCAAGGGTCACACAGAGTCCAAGTTATTGAATTCTTCATATCTTCCTGTGCGATGCAATATGGTCAAAGATTATTATGATAGCACCATTAGGAGTTTTTCGAGTCCCTTCGAGAACTCAATGGTGCACCCGAGTGGGTTGGAAAATAGAGAGGAACTGTCCCGCGAAGGGTGCAACGATCTTCTATGTGAACTTTGTGGATGGGGTGACACTGACAATGCCATGTTGTTGCTCGCTCGAATGGAGGCTGTGGGCTTTCGTCCAAACGCAACCGCTTACATCTGCTTGATTACAGCTCTTGGAAATGTTGGTAGGACTTTGGAGGCTGATGCGCTTTTGCAAGATATGATACATTTAGGATTTAAGCCTAGGCTGAATGTGTATAATGTCTTGCTCAGATGCTTCTTAAGAAAAGGCCTCTTACGGGTTGCAGGAAAGGTTCTAGAGGAAATAGATTATTTGGGTATTCGGAGGAATCAAGAAACATACGAGATACTTCTAGATTACTGTGTCCACTCCGGGCGCTTGGAAGATACATGGACAATTATTGGTGAGATGAGGCGAGAAGGGTTTCAACTAAATTCTTTTGTATATAGCAAGGTTATTCGGCTTTATAGGGACAATGGGATGTGGAAGAAAGCAATGGGCATTGTGAGACAAATAAAGGAGATGGGGATTTCACTAGACAAGAAGATTTACAATAGCATCATTGATACATTAGGAAAATTTGGTGACTTGGGTGAAGCCTTAGAGGTGTTTGagaaaatgcaagaagaagGCATAAAACCTGACATTACGACATGGAATTTGTTGATTAAATGGCATTGTAACTCTGGGTATCTTGATCATGCTCTTGAATTGTTTGCTAAGATGCAGGAACAAGGGCTATATCCTGATCCAAAGATATTCAGTATGCTGATTAGTCGTTTGGGGGAGCAGGGTAAGTGGGATATAATAAAGAAGAACTTTGAGAATATGAAATGCAGAGGGCACCAGAAAAGTGGAGCCATTTATGCAGTTTTGGTTGATATTTATGGGCAGTATGGGAGATTCCAGGATGCAGAAGAGTGTGTAAATGCCCTAAAAGCAGAAGGCATTCAGCTTTCAGCCAGCATTTTTTGTGTGCTGGCAAATGCATATGCTCAACAG GGATTATGTGAGCAGACTGTAGAGGTCCTTCAGCTCATGGAAGCAGAAGGAATTGAACCAAACCTTATAATGCTGAATGTGTTGATCAATGCTTTTGGTATTTCTGGAAGGCATTTGGAGGCCCTATCTGTTTATCATTGTATAAAAGAAAGT GGTATCAGTCCTGATGTGGTTACCTACGGGACGCTCATGAAGGCATTTATAAGGGCAAAGAAATTTGACCAG GCTATTACTCTTGCAAACAAATACCACAAAGCATTTAGATGGGCATTTGCGCCATAA
- the LOC131313576 gene encoding pentatricopeptide repeat-containing protein CRP1, chloroplastic-like isoform X1, translated as MQIMFSVKPYLVPLVCGISPFFPIFLKHLKGHTESKLLNSSYLPVRCNMVKDYYDSTIRSFSSPFENSMVHPSGLENREELSREGCNDLLCELCGWGDTDNAMLLLARMEAVGFRPNATAYICLITALGNVGRTLEADALLQDMIHLGFKPRLNVYNVLLRCFLRKGLLRVAGKVLEEIDYLGIRRNQETYEILLDYCVHSGRLEDTWTIIGEMRREGFQLNSFVYSKVIRLYRDNGMWKKAMGIVRQIKEMGISLDKKIYNSIIDTLGKFGDLGEALEVFEKMQEEGIKPDITTWNLLIKWHCNSGYLDHALELFAKMQEQGLYPDPKIFSMLISRLGEQGKWDIIKKNFENMKCRGHQKSGAIYAVLVDIYGQYGRFQDAEECVNALKAEGIQLSASIFCVLANAYAQQGLCEQTVEVLQLMEAEGIEPNLIMLNVLINAFGISGRHLEALSVYHCIKESGISPDVVTYGTLMKAFIRAKKFDQVPVIFKEMESAGCTPDRKAREMLQNALMVIEQRHV; from the exons ATGCAAATTATGTTCTCTGTTAAACCATATTTGGTTCCATTAGTTTGCGGCATCTCGCCCTTCTTCCCTATTTTCCTGAAGCATCTCAAGGGTCACACAGAGTCCAAGTTATTGAATTCTTCATATCTTCCTGTGCGATGCAATATGGTCAAAGATTATTATGATAGCACCATTAGGAGTTTTTCGAGTCCCTTCGAGAACTCAATGGTGCACCCGAGTGGGTTGGAAAATAGAGAGGAACTGTCCCGCGAAGGGTGCAACGATCTTCTATGTGAACTTTGTGGATGGGGTGACACTGACAATGCCATGTTGTTGCTCGCTCGAATGGAGGCTGTGGGCTTTCGTCCAAACGCAACCGCTTACATCTGCTTGATTACAGCTCTTGGAAATGTTGGTAGGACTTTGGAGGCTGATGCGCTTTTGCAAGATATGATACATTTAGGATTTAAGCCTAGGCTGAATGTGTATAATGTCTTGCTCAGATGCTTCTTAAGAAAAGGCCTCTTACGGGTTGCAGGAAAGGTTCTAGAGGAAATAGATTATTTGGGTATTCGGAGGAATCAAGAAACATACGAGATACTTCTAGATTACTGTGTCCACTCCGGGCGCTTGGAAGATACATGGACAATTATTGGTGAGATGAGGCGAGAAGGGTTTCAACTAAATTCTTTTGTATATAGCAAGGTTATTCGGCTTTATAGGGACAATGGGATGTGGAAGAAAGCAATGGGCATTGTGAGACAAATAAAGGAGATGGGGATTTCACTAGACAAGAAGATTTACAATAGCATCATTGATACATTAGGAAAATTTGGTGACTTGGGTGAAGCCTTAGAGGTGTTTGagaaaatgcaagaagaagGCATAAAACCTGACATTACGACATGGAATTTGTTGATTAAATGGCATTGTAACTCTGGGTATCTTGATCATGCTCTTGAATTGTTTGCTAAGATGCAGGAACAAGGGCTATATCCTGATCCAAAGATATTCAGTATGCTGATTAGTCGTTTGGGGGAGCAGGGTAAGTGGGATATAATAAAGAAGAACTTTGAGAATATGAAATGCAGAGGGCACCAGAAAAGTGGAGCCATTTATGCAGTTTTGGTTGATATTTATGGGCAGTATGGGAGATTCCAGGATGCAGAAGAGTGTGTAAATGCCCTAAAAGCAGAAGGCATTCAGCTTTCAGCCAGCATTTTTTGTGTGCTGGCAAATGCATATGCTCAACAG GGATTATGTGAGCAGACTGTAGAGGTCCTTCAGCTCATGGAAGCAGAAGGAATTGAACCAAACCTTATAATGCTGAATGTGTTGATCAATGCTTTTGGTATTTCTGGAAGGCATTTGGAGGCCCTATCTGTTTATCATTGTATAAAAGAAAGT GGTATCAGTCCTGATGTGGTTACCTACGGGACGCTCATGAAGGCATTTATAAGGGCAAAGAAATTTGACCAG GTCCCTGTTATATTCAAGGAAATGGAATCTGCTGGATGTACACCAGATAGGAAGGCCAGAGAGATGCTGCAGAATGCACTTATGGTCATTGAACAGAGACACGTCTAG